In Xylanibacillus composti, the following proteins share a genomic window:
- a CDS encoding helix-turn-helix domain-containing protein translates to MDAYALARRIRAFRKLKGYTQSELADSLGVSIGVLGAIERGTRKPDVQMLKRVSDVLGIDYEELTDTTNGEKG, encoded by the coding sequence ATGGACGCATATGCATTGGCCAGGCGCATCCGTGCATTCCGCAAATTGAAAGGATATACACAGAGCGAGCTGGCTGACTCTCTGGGCGTGTCGATCGGCGTGTTGGGCGCCATTGAGCGGGGGACACGCAAGCCGGACGTCCAGATGTTAAAGCGCGTATCGGATGTGCTCGGAATTGATTATGAGGAACTGACCGATACGACGAATGGCGAGAAAGGGTGA